From Xenopus tropicalis strain Nigerian chromosome 3, UCB_Xtro_10.0, whole genome shotgun sequence, the proteins below share one genomic window:
- the mepce gene encoding 7SK snRNA methylphosphate capping enzyme — protein sequence MQVLLEMAATTENLQLPGAAGSTEGEATTFLAPPPAPPPPKAELQPKATKEGAEQQAAPRGPRNGFQGKRRNSFNVGFKHPVPFKRRRRVNSDCDPVLPSNFLLGGNIFDPLNLNSLLDEDVNRTLNAETPKSSPLPSRNRDPVEILIPKDITDPLCLNASSGELLLSPLKSRKRHRHRHHPPTDAPSKAPGGPAQEAEPAPEEPQPYELNTAINCRDEVVSLPALESDPAAPSAGASAISASRHRKRRRTSSKSEGKHGSPERSKSLLAEGAALRPHCPKSRAKGKTRFQYGNYCRYYGYRNPSQSEDPRLRALKPEWFRGKAVLDIGCNVGHVTLCVAKNMGPSRVVGLDIDRSLITAARQNIRHYLSGETKRDGGFPAGLVATRGPIAAPSLPPTGGEGNGFPHNVVFVQGNYVVEREELVEAQQSEYDVILCLSVTKWVHLNWGDEGLKRMFRRMFRHLNPGGTLILEPQPWASYGKRKKLSEAIYKNYSKLAFRPEQFTQYLVSPEVGFSSYELIGTPPTHSKGFQRPLYAFHKSAPCAGTEKLPDPASPGAAPACGEGI from the exons ATGCAGGTTCTGCTAGAGATGGCGGCCACCACGGAAAATCTGCAGCTACCAGGGGCAGCGGGAAGTACAGAGGGGGAGGCTACCACCTTCCTGGCTCCACCCCCTGCCCCGCCCCCGCCCAAAGCAGAACTGCAGCCCAAAGCCACAAAGGAAGGGGCGGAGCAGCAAGCAGCCCCCCGGGGGCCCCGCAATGGCTTCCAGGGGAAGAGGAGGAACAGCTTCAACGTTGGCTTCAAGCACCCGGTTCCGTTCAAGCGGCGCCGGAGGGTCAACTCGGACTGCGATCCGGTCCTGCCCTCCAACTTCCTGCTGGGGGGCAATATATTCGACCCCCTCAACCTGAACAGTCTGCTGGACGAGGACGTGAACCGCACGCTCAACGCCGAGACCCCAAAGTCGTCGCCTCTTCCGTCCCGGAACCGGGATCCAGTGGAGATTCTCATTCCTAAAGACATTACGGATCCGCTGTGCCTCAACGCCAGTTCCGGGGAGCTCCTACTGTCCCCCCTAAAGAGTAGGAAACGGCACCGGCACCGCCACCACCCGCCGACAGATGCACCTTCAAAGGCTCCCGGGGGGCCGGCTCAGGAAGCAGAGCCCGCCCCCGAGGAGCCGCAGCCATACGAACTGAACACGGCGATTAACTGCAGGGACGAGGTGGTGTCTCTGCCCGCGCTGGAGAGTGACCCGGCGGCGCCATCGGCCGGCGCTTCCGCCATATCTGCCTCTCGGCACCGCAAACGGAGAAGGACTTCCAGCAAATCCGAAGGGAAACACGGGAGCCCGGAGAGGAGTAAGAGCCTATTGGCCGAGGGGGCCGCCTTACGGCCGCACTGCCCCAAGTCTCGGGCCAAGGGCAAAACCAGATTCCAGTATGGGAACTATTGCCGTTACTATGGTTACCGGAACCCCAGCCAATCGGAGGACCCCCGCCTTCGTGCGCTGAAGCCAGAATGGTTTAGGGGGAAGGCAGTGTTGGACATTGGCTGCAATGTGGGTCACGTGACTCTGTGTGTGGCCAAGAACATGGGGCCCTCGCGTGTGGTGGGACTGGACATTGACAGGTCCCTAATAACCGCCGCGCGCCAGAACATTCGCCATTACCTGTCGGGAGAGACAAAGAGAGACGGTGGCTTTCCGGCCGGACTGGTCGCCACTCGGGGGCCCATCGCTGCCCCATCACTGCCCCCAACAGGCGGAGAAGGGAACGGCTTCCCACACAATGTGGTGTTTGTGCAG GGTAATTACGTGGTGGAGCGGGAGGAGCTGGTGGAGGCTCAGCAGTCGGAGTACGATGTTATCTTGTGCCTGAGTGTCACTAAGTGGGTGCATCTGAACTGGGGCGATGAGGGGCTCAAGCGCATGTTCCGCAGAATGTTCCGACATCTGAACCCCGGGGGGACCCTCATTCTGGAACCCCAGCCCTGGGCCTCATATGGGAAGAGGAAGAAGCTGTCG GAGGCTATCTATAAGAATTACAGTAAGCTCGCCTTCAGACCGGAGCAGTTCACACAGTACCTCGTGTCGCCTGAGGTTGGATTTTCCAGTTACGAGCTCATCGGCACCCCTCCGACTCATTCTAAAG GGTTCCAGAGACCTCTCTATGCTTTTCACAAGAGCGCCCCCTGTGCCGGGACTGAGAAGCTTCCTGACCCCGCCTCTCCCGGTGCCGCCCCTGCATGTGGGGAGGGGATATAA